Below is a window of Camelina sativa cultivar DH55 chromosome 11, Cs, whole genome shotgun sequence DNA.
atcataaTCGGATTTTAATCATAGTATAATTGGTTCAATTTACAAACAATCTATGCAACCCTAAGCATCAAGACAATNTCTTTCTTAGTAATGTCAACCTTGTGAGCCTCTGGTAAGGGGGTAGATCTAGGAGGCCTCACAGCACTGTTCATCAACAATAGCTCATTGTTTTGTTCAACAAGTAGCAAACAAGAAATGAGGCTTGCATATGTCTTaaacccttttcacgatactgttgctgaagcagtatgttattagtgtgaaaggttgagaatgtcttctctagcttCTCAAGCAAGTCCTCTTAagtaacctccttaccacataatttcaatatcgagactatcttaaaaagctctgaattatactcatccacggatttaaaatcctggatccttaggtttttccaatcaaattgagcctttggtaggagcaccgtctttttgtgtccatatctgtttttcaactctgtccaaaggtcaagaggatcttctatagtaaggtactggttcttgagaTTCTCAAGATGATGGCGTATATGTAATATCACCTTATATTTACTCTTTTCAGTGCAATCATTctcatcctcaatgcattcgcaCAGGTCTTTTGATTTTAGgttgatcttagtgtccaatgcccattgtaaGTAATTGTCTCCAGAGACATTAAGGGCAGCATATTAAAGATTGTTTAGCTTTGCCATCTAcacaatgcaaaacatgaatctgatcattagcatgcggtatttgagaccgaaacatgcatTTATTTTAGTCTTAgatcatgcggtatttgagtcCGAACCATGTCATCAATTTAAACCTTAGGCCATGcagtatttgagaccgaaacatgccatGCCTTTATCAATAATTTTGTGGCTTTAACATGCATGAAAATAATCCTAGACAAATTCTAGTATGAACAGGAAATATGCACATAATTTCAGGTTTTAGCAATTTTCCCTTTTCTtagataaatttcctttttctgaaattttcctttttcttagaaTGAATTCCTTTTCTAGTTAGGATTAAGAcaaaattttaggaaatattttctaggCTTTTAGGATAATGTCTAGAATTAATTTGGGAGTTATcctaattttatgttttgatttttcatgcAAAACATAGAACAATTTCGATTTTAAGATcttagattttagggttttgatttcagacaaacaatcaagaacaatcggATTTACAACTTAGAACAAACAGcttaatatttttctctattcgattttagggtttaagttCTAAGGTTTTCATGCAACAAGCAAACAAGCAATATCAACCAGATTTTAAACATATCATAATCAGTTCAATTGCAATCAATCTAAGCAATCCTAAACCTCAAACAATcggattttaaagttttagggttttagggtttcagGATTTCAAAGCTcagggttttgtttgttgattgtttacttgtagattttagggttcttatagaGTTTAGATCCAGATTCGATTCATATGTGTCCAATAAGTTAGATTGATTTACCTTCCACCGTTTGGGGTTGACTGGAATTgatccgggagctaaagaccttgGATATACCTTGATTTTGATCACGAACCTCGGACTAGTCACGAACAAAACTTGATCACGAACTGAAACTTGACCACGAACAGGATTGATCACGAACTAGAACCACCGCCAAGCTACGAACTTGATCTGGTTGAGAGCTTGGACGAACATGGGTTTTATGTGCGgcggtttttagggttttagggtaagGGTTTTTGTCAGCTGGTTTTAGAGTTTCGTGATGATAACATGTTGTAAAAGTAAGAATGAAAGTAGAGAACTTGAGGTTTTGTTTCTCtccttcttattattattcatcAATCGAACAAGTACATTATATAGTAGTAGGCAAAgcctaaacctaaaccgactAGGACATGGCCGATGAGCCTTACACAATAAGATAAGTAATGGGCCGGTTATAGAAGTCCACTCCAAATGTTTTACAACAATTTTCGACTTATGATGGAGTCATCAGTCATGTATGTACTGAATCTAGTAAGTGCCAAGTATAGATTGATACATAATCAGTATGTACAAATAAGGAACGCTTCAAACTCATTTCTAGCCCCGTAACTTATTTATCTATTGTCTAATGTTACAAACAACTACTCTAGCTAGCCTCCATCCACAAAGCTGTGCTCCGTCCGATGAAGCTGCCTCATAGTTACTCACATGGAATCTCATACCTGATGTCCTTCTAACTAATCAAAGCTAGAAGGTAAATCAAAGTCTGTATCAGATGGATTAGCCAGATTCACAAGAGGTTCCTGCATCCCCcaaaactaaattattataatGCTACTTGAGGAACATGGGCTATCAAGGGGATCTTCAATCCATAATTCCAAGAATCTACATAGACAGAACgaatataatttttactttagAACAatgatcatcattatcatcatcatcatcatcggccGATGAAAGCATTCCAATATCGGGAGTGCCATCGGTTTCGAGGGGAAACTCTTGTATTGCTTTAGTAGGATCTACTTAAACTCCCTGCAAGCTGAGCTATCAATATTATGATAGCATCAAGGTCTTGTAAAGAATAGTGTAGAAATTGACATGGCAGCATACATTTTCAACCTGCTTGCTGGAGTCTTCAGTGTAGAGTGGTTTAATATCTACTTGGGTCTCCTGTAAATGTTTATTAAGGATAACTAATCAGACCGATAGCAATACCGAAAAAAAAGTCCTACACTAATCTTATGACATGAACCAAAAATACAGAATGTCTTACATACAGGTTCAATCTGAGACACAGAAAGATTCATGGATCCTTTGCTGAGATCTCTCAACGTTCCCTGGATATTCCAAACAACCAGATCACAGTGAGAAGACACAACTACACaataaatcaaacttttctAGAACGGCTTATAATGTTCAAAAATGAAACGAGTAGAGGCTATGTTGAAGACATGGAAATGTTACATGTAAATCACAAAGATCTTCGATTAAGAAAACGATTTTACATGAAGAAGGTAAGAACGGATGAATAATCAAGTCAGTACGCAAACAAGTTAATTCCAACTTATAAATAGAAAGTGAAAGATCATATTAAGCCACCTCTCCCTTAATATGAACCTAACCAACTATAGATATGGaagatttcttctcttttgggGAAGACACTAAATTTGGTTAACAAAGCTGTTAAATGCTGATCACATTAGCATCAATGGCGTGTTTATATATTGTGTGCACTGTGATAAGAACTCAACAAAACGGGATACCTGGCGTGTTTATATATTGTGTGCTGTTTCAACACCCAAAAACACGCAATAGCAGTCTTGTATGTAATACCACTGTTGTACTCTTCACATTGCAGTTCTTTAATTTGCCAACAATGCCACACAGAAGAATAAGAAGGCATGCCCAATATAAATGAAAACATGCTCCCGTTAACACACTTCcctttttgtattttatgaATTTCCCAAATCGAGTAACCATGACTCCTCTTTTGTTCGGCTGGCTCAAGTTCATCACTATCAACATCCCACTGTAAATTTCTACTCATGTGATAAcgaattaaagaagaaactctCAAAGTTGGCCAGAACTGAGATATATTGATCTGCTCCATGAAATGCAGAGTTGAAAATTGTTGCTTGTCCTCAAGTTGTGTAGTAGCAAGTGTTGTGACAATAGAAACCAATGACGGCAATCGCTGAGGCCATGATAGTGTCACCGTTTAGTTCCAGGCCCTGGGAAAGTCTGAGCCTCTGTTGTCCCCATATAAAACAGATCCAGTTTGTGTAACTTTGTATAATATGGTGAAGAAAAGTGTGCAACAGCCATAGTTCCAAGTTAATCTTCtgcagtttcttctttctccagcGATGCCATACTAAAAAACAGTCTCTCTTGTCTACAGTTTCAGCAGAGCAGGTGCCATATGTAACATCACTTCCACGTGAATCACTCCCAATTATCAGGACTGCTTGTAGTTCCTTAGATTTCCATTTGTGCTTGTAGGTTCTTGAACCCTCTTCTTTTTGCAGCTTCTTTTGTAAACTGTGCCTTTTAAGAAACACCTTATCGAATATATGATATACAAAAGATTTTGCCATCATACTTACTGACTCCTTGTAGTAATCCGCCACTTATGAGACACTTAAAACTTCTAATATCCCGTTTTGTTGAGTTCTCAATAGATCAATGCTAAAACCAGAgtgtaaatcttctaaaataagGCCCGGTTGTGACTTAAATTGATCCCTTGTTGCATGAGAACAAGTTAATGATGCATCTTGATGATCCGCAAAgattaaattctcatttttttgtgGTTGGAGCACACCATCGACAGCATTTTCCCCCTGCGGTTCCTGTTCTTGATGCAAATCAGTCTCTGCCAATGATTTTGTGGCTAAGGAAGGCTCATGTTTCAGAGCTGACAATGGCTGCAGAGTAACTGGAGCCAAATTCCCAAATCGAACATACAACTTTGACTTGAAATCTTTCCAATTCTTGAAAGACACATTCTTGAACCAACTAAGAGCATCTCCCTTTAATTTCTGCGTTACCAACTGTATCTTCTCCATGTCAGTATGTTGATCAGAGCGAATTAATCTTTCCACCTGTGTTATCCAACTACATGGATACAATCCATGAAAAATTGGCAACTCGATCTTTTTCACCATGTTATCTCTATTCCCTTTCATAATTCCTTGTGTTAATACATTCAACAATGTCCCTTCTAACTTCTGATCATCTAACCCATTAACCTGAGATGAAAAATCCTCAATCTTCTGCACAGAATCTGATATTGACCCAGTCTTATGTGAGCATGCTTCTTGACTTGATTCGTTTAGCATAGTCACTACATAATCAGATCCATAAATCTCATTATTCTCTTTACTGGCCAACATCAATTCTTCTTTAACAACTTTTCTCTTTATACATGACTCCATAGCTCTAGCTACAGCCATCATCTCCAGCAAATTACGTGGCTTTTGCTTATGAATAAGCTCCTGCATTTCCCGTGTTAACCCATTGAGAAAAATCCCTTCAAGTTTCTGCTCATCCAACCCAGATACTTGTGATGAAAGATCCTCAAATCGTTGTATATACTCCGCTATTGTTCCTGTCTGTTTGATACGAAATAAACTTATACTTGGTCCTCTAATCTTCGAGCCAAATTTCAGCATCAATCCCGACTTAAACTGAACCCAACTTTCAAACTGACTCTTGTTAATTTCCAAGTTGTACCAGCTCAATGCTTCTCCTTGCAAGCTCACTGAAGCTAAGACTAGTTTCTCTGCATCGTTGTATCCACCCATTCAAAAGAAACGCTCAACAAGCGCAATCCAACCATAAATCCCAAAGCCTTCAAATACTGCCATCTCTACGTTCTTGAGAAGGTTGTCTCTAATACCAGGCTTATTCTCACTAAGGCAAGGTTCCAGAGAAAAGAAAGATACCTGATTAAGTCGATTTTGTGATCTTGCAGCTTCTGCTTCGCTTAAACCACCACCCTCAAGTACCGTCTCTTTGCCCGGAAAGGATTGAATCAAGAAATCTTTTCTTAGGCCGATCTTTGAATTCATACGAGCTTCAGAAGAACAAATCCTTGTTTTCACCGCCGAAAATTGATCGTAAAATTCAATCGCCACTTGTTCTGATGCCGATAACTCCGGCGATAATACTTgctccatcatcatcttcaatcttCGAATCCGTTGATTGCAACAAACCCCAAAATTGCTTGAAAACCTAATCTTCTGCGATGACTTCGATCTCGATCACAAACGCACCGATTGATAAGAATCAATGTGTAAACTCTTATCTATTACTTTCGATGCACTGTTACAAAGAATAGAGCCATGGGCACATCACCGATTCATCAACTCTATCTCCCTAAGCGACACATACGTCACTCAACATACAACAAACAATGCATAAACTCTACAAAATGGCTAACAAAGCTTATATACAACAGACTAGTCACGTGATTCTTCCTCCTTCAAGATGCAGGAACACGTGACTTTCTTCTAGTGTAGACGCTATACGGCTTATCACactgacaaaaaaaacagcaaCCATCGAGACTCAAGCAAGACAAATGGGagggtagagagagagaaaaaagggaGAGGACCTTGTTGGCCCACATTAGACCACAAGCATTACACAAAGTCCTCGGTCCAGCTGGCCCTCGACGCATTGCAGGAGTATTACTTTCATCACAGTGCTCACATCTCCTAGTGCTACATGATTTTTACCAATAAAGAAAGCAGTAACCCATCAACGAGTACCTTAAAACCCTTATTCTAAATAAAACTGGAAACTGTTAAATCCACACAACTCACGTAGTTTCCTAGTGAAATGTGCCATCTTGAAGGCCACTCTGGCTAGTTTCCCAGTTCGAATCACCTGAACCATCTCTAACGGAAGCAAAATGTCCATTCTTACGATGCATCCTGAATTACAAAATAGTCTTTAGCATCAATCCGTGTGGAGACATCAAGTAGGAAAATAAACTTGTCCATCAATTCTCCAAAACCAAAGTTTGCGGGTAAACATTAGAAGAGTAtaagaaaagcagccaaatcccCTACAGGGCAGCCCAAATTGACACCTAGATTAAGTTAACAAGAAACTTGATGTACCTCTGCGCAACTTCTTTTCGCACAGTATATCTAATTTTCTTGTCAAAACATCTTTCCTTACGCTTCTCACGGAACCTAACTAGAGAAGCTAGTCGTCTTGACAGATTTGACCGCCTGGGATTATCACCTACACCCTGAAGATCATATGAACCTACTAAAACATCCAGAAAATCGAAAACTTTTAGCTTCGAAGCCCTGATACATTACCCTGCTATTCTCAAATGGAAGTTTAAGTGTTGGAACAGCAGTAGGTATATCACGCCCTCCCAATAGCAAGAGAACAGTTTTCACCTGAATCATTACAAAGCATACAAAAGAGTGTTGTAATATCGCAAGGGAAACTCAAACCCTCAGTGAAACAGTCTCAAACAACACAGGCTGGTCTGATACGAATGGCAATAACATAACTGTGCTCATTTCACAAGATCAATGACTGAGATGGAATTAGCACATAACAGGAGTAAAAATGAACCTTGTCAGGTGTGACAGCAGGGAAGACAAAGACCTCTCCTTCAAAGGAGAGATTGAGCTCACTGGTTCTTGAGGGTCTCTCTGAAACACCACCATCTAAGCCAATTTGCTCCGCCACATAAACATCATCCACCAAATCATCACTTCCACATCCTTCGTCGTCAACCTCCTCAAGTATCTCTGGATTCGTCGCAGTCTTCATTAAACGAACCTTTTCTATCAATTCCCCCAACCCCTAAACCCTTTCTCAGCCCCCAAATTTTGGGTAGAAGAAGCTCCACAAATGGAAACTAATTTGGATAAAGATTAAAGCCccttgtcttttgtttttggataccccgatttggaaactttttttttgttttcttattcctcccacaaactctcaaaataaataaatttgaaaaactatttcaaaattaactctttttaaatcataaataagttacttttttttttttaataagttactttattcattcttttaaaactattgtCATTATcgttgataaataaaaaaattatatgtattgtCATGAAAAGTTAAAGTCAAGCCTACCATGCACTTGCATTTTGCTATAATCATCTGCCTAATTAGTAGTGTGAGTGGAAACTAAATCTGCCAAATCAACCAAATATGccttagaccatctccattggtggaatatagaaaattttacaaaagttgcataataataaaagagattaaaaataagtaaaacagCTCAAATTAGTTTACAATCGATCTTAATATTAGGAGTTTTAGAACAAGTAAGAATGGTGTGCGTGTCAGCTCCTGATTGGCTgacggattttttttttttttttcctgctaGTGTCTTTCTCTTTGCGTCTTTCTATAATCGTCTCCGACTCTCTATTTGGCGAGTGGTGAGGGAGAAAATCGATATCAATGGTTGATCAAATCAGAATAATTATGTTCTTTGccaaattttgtcatttttttacATGGATGTGGAGACTTAACTCTGTTGGTGTGTTTGTTTGTCTGGATGTGGattaatttgtgttgtttcaaatattcATTTTGATATAGGTTTTATGTTTGGTATTGTATTATACATacgtttttatttcttaattttagaaaaaatcattttctgttttcaaAACGTCTCGCTTCCGCGTATCCGTTTTCATTTCTATGCAACCTAGATATTATGTATAATTTGATACTAAAACATATCATATCTCCATCCTATAAAAGCAGTTCCACACAATAACGCAAACAGCCTTAGATACTAACCATATCCTCAACAACTTTTGTAAT
It encodes the following:
- the LOC109125114 gene encoding GATA transcription factor 24-like, producing the protein MKTATNPEILEEVDDEGCGSDDLVDDVYVAEQIGLDGGVSERPSRTSELNLSFEGEVFVFPAVTPDKVKTVLLLLGGRDIPTAVPTLKLPFENSRGVGDNPRRSNLSRRLASLVRFREKRKERCFDKKIRYTVRKEVAQRMHRKNGHFASVRDGSGDSNWETSQSGLQDGTFH
- the LOC104725465 gene encoding uncharacterized protein LOC104725465, which translates into the protein MGGYNDAEKLVLASVSLQGEALSWYNLEINKSQFESWVQFKSGLMLKFGSKIRGPSISLFRIKQTGTIAEYIQRFEDLSSQVSGLDEQKLEGIFLNGLTREMQELIHKQKPRNLLEMMAVARAMESCIKRKVVKEELMLASKENNEIYGSDYVVTMLNESSQEACSHKTGSISDSVQKIEDFSSQVNGLDDQKLEGTLLNVLTQGIMKGNRDNMVKKIELPIFHGLYPCSWITQVERLIRSDQHTDMEKIQLVTQKLKGDALSWFKNVSFKNWKDFKSKLYVRFGNLAPVTLQPLSALKHEPSLATKSLAETDLHQEQEPQGENAVDGVLQPQKNENLIFADHQDASLTCSHATRDQFKSQPGLILEDLHSGFSIDLLRTQQNGILEVLSVS